The Acidimicrobiales bacterium genome contains a region encoding:
- a CDS encoding DUF3089 domain-containing protein, with protein MTTRPVPRRARRLLAVGAALVLVAGCSSSDGDAEGADGTTTAPSSSTTGAGGGGAPYAGYASNVYDEELPWICRPDLADDVCRDLDVTTIAADGTRTVEEREPAAEPPIDCFYVYPTVSNDVRNNSNRVVGRSDPEALTVVAQAAQFARSCRVFAPAYQQITLSGLGRGAFAEAGPVAYADVLDAWKTYITRWNDGRGVIVIGHSQGMGHLVDLLRQEVDDEPALRDRLVAAYLFGGAARAPEGAEVGGTFSSIPACTSAEQVGCVVTWSSWPEGSPPPAGGIFADAGEGGRALCVDAVGLLGRQHADPVAPVEAPLVGRVEGTEDVTTPFVALPDALDVSCQATETHDYLSVARADAADPRPLGSLVTETLDHEWGLHLVDMTVALDDLVELARVQGEAYTADGQPPR; from the coding sequence ATGACGACCCGCCCCGTCCCTCGCCGTGCCCGCCGCCTGCTCGCCGTGGGGGCGGCCCTGGTCCTGGTGGCGGGTTGCTCGAGCTCCGACGGCGACGCCGAGGGCGCCGACGGGACCACCACGGCGCCCTCGTCGTCGACCACGGGCGCCGGCGGCGGGGGTGCTCCCTACGCGGGCTACGCCTCGAACGTCTACGACGAGGAGCTGCCGTGGATCTGCCGGCCCGACCTGGCCGACGACGTCTGCCGAGACCTCGACGTCACCACCATCGCCGCCGACGGCACCCGGACCGTCGAGGAGCGGGAGCCGGCGGCGGAGCCCCCCATCGACTGCTTCTACGTCTACCCGACGGTGTCCAACGACGTCCGCAACAACAGCAACCGGGTGGTGGGGCGCAGCGATCCCGAGGCCCTGACCGTCGTGGCCCAGGCCGCCCAGTTCGCCCGCTCGTGCCGGGTCTTCGCCCCCGCCTACCAGCAGATCACCCTGTCGGGGCTGGGGCGTGGGGCCTTCGCCGAGGCCGGGCCCGTGGCCTACGCGGACGTGCTCGACGCCTGGAAGACCTACATCACCCGCTGGAACGACGGCCGGGGCGTGATCGTCATCGGACACTCGCAGGGCATGGGCCACCTGGTGGACCTGCTGCGCCAGGAGGTCGACGACGAGCCGGCCCTCCGCGACCGGCTGGTGGCCGCCTACCTGTTCGGCGGGGCGGCCCGGGCGCCGGAGGGCGCCGAGGTCGGGGGCACGTTCAGCTCCATCCCGGCCTGCACCTCGGCCGAGCAGGTCGGCTGCGTGGTGACGTGGTCGAGCTGGCCCGAGGGCTCACCGCCACCGGCGGGGGGCATCTTCGCCGACGCCGGGGAGGGGGGCCGGGCCCTGTGCGTCGACGCCGTGGGCCTGCTGGGCCGCCAGCACGCCGACCCGGTGGCCCCCGTCGAGGCGCCGCTGGTGGGCCGGGTCGAGGGCACCGAGGACGTCACCACGCCGTTCGTGGCCCTGCCCGACGCCCTCGACGTGTCGTGCCAGGCCACCGAGACGCACGACTACCTGTCGGTGGCCCGGGCCGATGCCGCCGACCCCCGGCCCCTGGGCAGCCTGGTGACCGAGACCCTCGACCACGAGTGGGGCCTGCACCTCGTGGACATGACCGTGGCCCTCGACGACCTGGTGGAGCTGGCCCGGGTCCAGGGCGAGGCCTACACCGCCGACGGCCAGCCGCCGCGCTAA
- the upp gene encoding uracil phosphoribosyltransferase has product MHTTVVDHPLAAQALGRLRDETTERVAFRQAMDDLAGILVVEATRTLPTVQAEVRTPLATTRVVRVHPAPLAVPVLRAGLGLLPGVLRLLPDAPTGFIGVARDEGTLEPVPYMDSVPADLGGRPVLVLDPMLATGGSLTYACRLLRSRNPGRVTAICVLAAPEGVTRVSSSGLVDDLVVAAVDERLDDTAYIVPGLGDAGDRLFGTA; this is encoded by the coding sequence GTGCACACCACCGTCGTCGACCACCCACTCGCCGCCCAGGCCCTGGGCAGGCTGCGGGACGAGACCACCGAGCGGGTGGCCTTCCGCCAGGCCATGGACGACCTGGCCGGCATCCTGGTGGTGGAGGCCACCCGCACCCTGCCCACCGTCCAGGCCGAGGTGCGCACGCCCCTGGCCACCACCCGCGTGGTGCGGGTGCACCCGGCCCCGCTGGCCGTGCCGGTGCTGCGGGCCGGCCTGGGCCTGCTGCCCGGCGTGCTGCGCCTCCTCCCCGACGCCCCCACCGGCTTCATCGGCGTGGCCCGGGACGAGGGCACGCTGGAGCCGGTGCCCTACATGGACTCGGTCCCCGCCGACCTGGGGGGCCGGCCGGTGCTGGTCCTCGACCCCATGCTGGCCACCGGCGGGTCGCTCACCTACGCCTGCCGGCTGCTGCGGTCGCGGAACCCGGGCCGGGTGACGGCGATCTGCGTGCTGGCCGCCCCCGAGGGCGTGACCCGGGTGAGCAGCTCGGGCCTGGTCGACGACCTGGTGGTGGCGGCGGTGGACGAGCGCCTGGACGACACCGCCTACATCGTGCCCGGCCTGGGCGACGCCGGCGACCGCCTGTTCGGCACCGCCTGA
- a CDS encoding nuclear transport factor 2 family protein, translated as MPEETVLHRYARAWQDGDLDGVLACYHPDLVIHYFGSSPLAGDHVGFEAAVTALAQATARSARVLERVVDVLVGAERSALVVEERLGVAGDEPGRVVQRVLVFRVEDARLRECWLFDEDQRFVDALWSTT; from the coding sequence ATGCCGGAGGAGACCGTCCTCCACCGCTACGCCCGGGCGTGGCAGGACGGCGACCTCGACGGGGTGCTGGCCTGCTACCACCCGGACCTGGTCATCCACTACTTCGGCTCCAGCCCGTTGGCCGGCGACCACGTCGGCTTCGAGGCCGCGGTGACGGCGTTGGCCCAGGCCACGGCGCGCTCGGCCCGAGTGCTGGAGAGGGTGGTCGACGTGTTGGTCGGGGCCGAGCGCAGCGCCCTGGTGGTCGAGGAGCGGCTGGGCGTCGCCGGCGACGAGCCCGGCCGGGTGGTGCAACGGGTGCTGGTGTTCCGCGTGGAGGACGCCCGCCTGCGGGAGTGCTGGCTGTTCGACGAGGACCAACGCTTCGTCGACGCGCTCTGGTCGACGACCTGA